Proteins from a single region of Corylus avellana chromosome ca11, CavTom2PMs-1.0:
- the LOC132166588 gene encoding uncharacterized protein LOC132166588, with protein sequence MVKLFPSFGRCLQRLFCYGSDNPWNPLKGLPLVHRLSSSIPRQTLVGRRTASNHVLSYSPWPLGSLRCFSHNNTSEDEDGIALSPCLMTPWFWPQPLNKLAAAGQKIVTLDYPKDVAFEEILGSSSPGWIAVTNAVNGDIVLMNPFTEKIGKVYQATPPPVVRLPPTSTMPQMDIIIEHWRRDCIENELRIEISYDDFISNIVWSSNPMSPDCTVMVVYGPDRDVAFCRPRDKSWSDACLDLEYRDGYTKLLVYSTKSKLFYTQRFYGRTFEGWDLQQASCPKMIHRLDHTNYKFGPPTRKFEYLVESLGDILLVARYLGPPTRPPSKTHRFDVFKLDFQQQTMERVECLGDRVLFVCMKHSFSVSAQDFPELNPNSIYFTHDDVEYWPESYQTSDGYTSDRKDYDIGFYCLEDHSITPLYDMADGLCVPGCWVIPKPPYM encoded by the coding sequence ATGGTAAAACTATTTCCTTCTTTTGGTCGTTGCTTGCAAAGGCTTTTCTGTTATGGTAGTGATAATCCTTGGAACCCTTTGAAGGGTCTACCACTTGTGCACAGACTTTCCTCCTCCATCCCTAGACAAACCCTTGTTGGTAGACGTACTGCCAGTAATCATGTATTATCATACTCTCCATGGCCCTTGGGTTCACTGCGATGTTTCAGTCATAATAATACTAGTGAAGATGAAGATGGTATCGCATTGTCCCCATGTCTGATGACTCCTTGGTTTTGGCCTCAACCATTGAATAAGTTGGCAGCTGCAGGCCAGAAGATTGTAACCCTCGATTATCCAAAGGATGTAGCATTTGAAGAGATTCTGGGATCATCTTCACCAGGTTGGATTGCCGTTACCAATGCTGTTAACGGTGATATTGTACTTATGAATCCCTTCACTGAAAAAATTGGTAAGGTCTATCAGGCTACTCCTCCTCCAGTTGTTAGGCTTCCACCTACGAGTACAATGCCTCAAATGGACATAATCATAGAGCATTGGAGAAGAGACTGTATAGAGAATGAGTTACGAATAGAAATAAGCTACGATGATTTCATATCTAACATCGTTTGGTCATCAAACCCCATGTCCCCCGATTGCACCGTGATGGTTGTATATGGTCCAGATAGGGATGTTGCATTCTGTAGACCTAGAGACAAGTCGTGGAGTGATGCCTGCTTGGACTTGGAATATCGAGATGGTTATACGAAATTACTAGTGTATTCCACCAAGAGCAAATTGTTTTATACCCAAAGGTTCTACGGAAGAACATTTGAAGGTTGGGATCTCCAACAAGCTTCTTGTCCTAAGATGATTCATCGTCTTGATCATACTAATTATAAATTTGGTCCGCCTACTCGAAAATTTGAGTACTTGGTGGAATCCTTGGGAGATATTCTTCTGGTTGCCAGGTATTTAGGTCCGCCTACTCGGCCCCCTTCAAAGACACATAGATTTGATGTTTTCAAACTTGATTTCCAACAGCAAACAATGGAACGTGTGGAGTGCCTTGGTGATCGTGTCTTGTTTGTATGTATGAAACACTCATTTTCTGTCTCGGCCCAAGACTTCCCAGAGTTAAATCCTAATTCTATTTACTTTACTCACGATGATGTGGAATATTGGCCTGAATCTTATCAAACCAGTGATGGCTATACGTCAGACCGCAAAGATTATGACATTGGATTTTACTGCTTAGAAGATCATAGCATCACACCCCTTTATGACATGGCAGATGGTCTTTGCGTTCCAGGCTGTTGGGTCATCCCGAAGCCTCCATATATGTAA